Proteins encoded in a region of the Trichosurus vulpecula isolate mTriVul1 chromosome 9, mTriVul1.pri, whole genome shotgun sequence genome:
- the LOC118831211 gene encoding LOW QUALITY PROTEIN: heterogeneous nuclear ribonucleoprotein Q-like (The sequence of the model RefSeq protein was modified relative to this genomic sequence to represent the inferred CDS: inserted 1 base in 1 codon; deleted 1 base in 1 codon) → MATEHVNGNGTEEPMDTSSXVTHSEHFQTLLDAGLPQKVAEKLDEIYVAALVAHSDLDERAIEALKEFNEDSALAVLQQFKDSDLSHVQNKSAFLCGVMKTYRQREKQGKKVADSSRGPDEAKIKELLERTSYTLDVTTGQRKYGGPPPDSVYSGQQPSVGTEIFVGKIPRDLFEDELVPLFEKAGPIWDLRLMMDPLTGLNRGYAFVTFCTKEAAQEAVKLYDNHEIRSGKHIGVCISVANNRLFVGSIPKSKTKEQILEEFSKVTEGLTDVILYHQPDDKKKNRGFCFLEYEDHKTAAQARRRLMSGKVKVWGNVGTVEWADPIEDPDPEVMAKVKVLFVRNLANTVTEEILEKAFSQFGKLERVKKLKDYAFIHFDERDGAVKAMEEMNGKDLEGENIEIVFAKPPDQKRKERKAQRQAAKNQMYDDYYYYGPPHMPPPMRGRGRGGRGGYGYPPDYYGYEDYYDYYGYDYHNCRGGYEDPYYGYEDFQVGARGRGGRGARGAAPSRGRGAAPPHGRAGYSQRGGPGSARAIRGARGGAQQQRGHGQGKGVEAGPDLLQ, encoded by the exons ATGGCTACTGAACATGTTAATGGGAATGGTACTGAAGAGCCCATGGATACTTCTT GAGTTACCCATTCTGAGCATTTCCAGACATTGCTTGATGCTGGTTTACCACAGAAAGTTGCTGAAAAACTAGATGAAATTTACGTTGCAGCTTTAGTTGCACACAGTGATCTAGATGAAAGAGCTATTGAAGCTTTAAAAGAATTTAATGAAGACAGTGCATTGGCAGTACTTCAACAGTTTAAAGACAGTGATCTCTCACATGTTCAGAACAAAAGTGCCTTTTTatgtggagtcatgaagacatataggcagagagaaaaacag ggaaaaaaagtggCCGATTCTAGCAGAGGACCAGATGAGGCAAAAATTAAGGAACTCTTGGAAAGGACAAGCTACACACTTGATGTGACCACTGGACAGAGGAAATATGGAGGACCTCCTCCAGATTCAGTATATTCAGGACAACAGCCTTCTGTTGGCACAGAGATATTTGTGGGAAAGATTCCAAGGGATCTATTTGAAGATGAACTTGTTCCATTATTTGAAAAAGCTGGACCTATTTGGGATCTGCGCTTAATGATGGATCCCCTGACCGGTCTAAATAGAGGATATGCTTTTGTAACTTTCTGTACAAAAGAAGCAGCTCAAGAGGCTGTTAAACTGTATGATAATCATGAAATTCGCTCTGGAAAACACATTGGAGTTTGCATCTCAGTTGCAAATAATAGACTTTTTGTTGGATCTATTCCCAAGAGTAAAACAAAGGAGCAGATTCTTGAAGAATTTAGCAAAGTAACAGAGGGCCTTACAGATGTCATTTTATACCACCAACCGGATGATAAGAAAAAGAACAGAGGTTTTTGTTTCCTTGAGTATGAAGATCACAAAACTGCTGCTCAGGCCAGGCGTAGGTTAATGAGTGGCAAAGTGAAAGTCTGGGGAAATGTGGGTACAGTCGAATGGGCTGACCCTATAGAAGATCCAGATCCTGAAGTCATGGCAAAGGTGAAAGTGCTGTTTGTACGCAACCTTGCCAATACTGTAacagaagagattttagaaaaaGCATTTAGTCAGTTTGGGAAACTGGAACGAGTGAAGAAACTAAAGGattatgcattcattcattttgatGAGAGAGATGGTGCTGTAAAGGCAATGGAAGAAATGAATGGCAAAGACttagaaggagaaaatattgaaattgtttttgctaagCCACCagatcaaaaaaggaaagaacgcAAAGCTCAGAGGCAAGCAGCTAAAAATCAAATGTACGATGATTACTACTATTATGGTCCACCTCACATGCCCCCTCCAATGAGAGGTAGAGGCCGTGGAGGTAGAGGTGGTTATGGATATCCTCCAGATTATTATGGATATGaagattattatgattattatggaTATGATTACCATAACTGTCGTGGTGGATATGAAGATCCATACTATGGTTATGAAGATTTTCAAGTTGGAGCTAGAGGAAGGGGTGGTAGAGGAGCAAGGGGTGCTGCTCCATCCAGAGGTCGCGGGGCTGCTCCTCCCCATGGCAGAGCCGGTTATTCACAGAGAGGTGGTCCTGGATCAGCAAGAGCCATTCGTGGTGCGAGAGGAGGTGCCCAACAACAAAGAGGACACGGGCAGGGAAAAGGGGTCGAGGCCGGTCCTGACCTGTTACAATGA